The Deltaproteobacteria bacterium DNA window ATTATTATTTTTGTTCCATTGCCTTACCTGTTTTGCAACCTTCAGATAGAGCGGTTCGCCGTCTATTTTGATATCCTGAAATTCTTTCGCCCCCGGATTGGAAGTGCGGCACAAAATAAAACACCCCTTCTCCGCGTAATTCAAAAACGGTTGAAGCGATTCTCTCCCCATATACGGATGGAGTGTGATGGCATCGGCCTTGATTTCTTCAAAAGCGGCTTTGGCGTAGGCGTCGTTGGTGTTGCCGATGTCTCCGCGTTTGGCATCCAGCAAAATCAAAACGTGTGGCGCTGTTTCCAAAATAAAGGCGACGGTTTTTTGAAGCGCCTCCAAACCTTTCACCCCTTCTGATTCATAAAACGCAATGTTCGGTTTGTAAGCGGCGACTAAATCGGATGTTTCTTCAATAATTTTCTGATTGAAGGAAAGCTGTGTTTCCCCTTTGGGGAGTTTTGCAACATCGCTATCAAGCCCCACACAAAGAAGCCGGCGCTTCTTCCAATTCTGATCAAGAATTTCCTGAAAATAACGTTTAGACACGCCCGCCGAAATACAGGAGCTGAAACGCTTTGTCAATTTCTCCACCATATTTTTGAAAATAATATTGACAAGCGTTGACGGTTTCTCTAGAAGGGCGCCTCGTTTGGAGGCACTCCCTTCAAATTCGCTAGCGGAAGTGGCCTGATTAAGCGTCAAGGTCTGGCTTAGCCAGACCGCGAAGCAAACTCGCAGAGTTTGCGGAGTCTAAAAAGAGCCCCCGAATTATCTAGCTTTTAAAAACCAAAGATTGCGAAAGCAATGAGGTTGTTCGTCAAAGGAGAATTATCATGGAAAACACAGCATTGAAGAAGTTTTCACCAGAAGTAGCCGCACAAAGAGGATTTAAAAATTGGGCCGACAGAGATGGTGACGGCCTCATTTCAGAAGGAGATACTTTTGAAATTCCTTTCAAAGGAAATGGTCAGCGAGCAGTTCGAATGCTTGGAATACGTTATGACCAGACTCACGGACATCTTTTGGGAGAAGTTTTAGCAGTCGATTCTACCCAGCATGGCACGAACTATGCGTTCGTCACGACAGAGGGTTGTATGGCCTATGCAGAATTTTCCAGCGATCGAAACAAACCGGGATTTGGTTATTTCACCAGCATGCTTTTCGGAGACCAAGCGCGAGCCAAATTGTCAGCACTTCGTCTTTTGCAAAAACCGGCCACAGCATCAACAGTGACACCGGAAACTCCTGCTACAGAGAAAATTGCTTTGGACGTCAAAGTCAACAGCTAAACTTGTTTTTTATTTTCGAATCATCAAATGGTTTTTCCGCAAATAATGCCGCCGGTTGCCGTGATTCTTGTAGAGCCGCCAGCATTAGCCTTGATTGTGATCGATGCAGGGTTGGCGGCAAGAAGATTCAAAATGGCCTGAGCGGTGGTTAGGGCATTATTATTTCCGTCCACTAAGGAAATATCGGCCAGTGTCAGCCCAAGAGAAGAAAGCGTTTTCCCGGCATCGGTGCCGGAGACCGTAAAACGAAGTCTCACGCGGCGTGTTGTAGTCCCGTCTGTGAAAGTCAGTTCCGCACGATAGGTTCCCGCATCGTGGAAACCATAAGCCAGATTGG harbors:
- the pyrF gene encoding orotidine-5'-phosphate decarboxylase, producing the protein MVEKLTKRFSSCISAGVSKRYFQEILDQNWKKRRLLCVGLDSDVAKLPKGETQLSFNQKIIEETSDLVAAYKPNIAFYESEGVKGLEALQKTVAFILETAPHVLILLDAKRGDIGNTNDAYAKAAFEEIKADAITLHPYMGRESLQPFLNYAEKGCFILCRTSNPGAKEFQDIKIDGEPLYLKVAKQVRQWNKNNNCGLVVGATCPEELQSVRKAAPYLPFLVPGVGAQGGDWKTTVKFGTNADGGGLLINLSRSVIFASNGVDFAAAARNAILQTVK